In one Oryza glaberrima chromosome 2, OglaRS2, whole genome shotgun sequence genomic region, the following are encoded:
- the LOC127762172 gene encoding tyrosine-sulfated glycopeptide receptor 1-like, whose product MHHLHSHYKAHRNKFPIPLLGLALVVLINFASLTSSCTEQDRSSLLKFLRELSQDGGLAASWQDGTDCCKWDGITCSQDSTVTDVSLASRSLQGHISPSLGNLLGLLRLNLSHNLLSGALPQELFSSSSLIVVDVSFNRLDGDLNELPSSTPARPLQVLNISSNLLAGQFPSSTWAVMKYMVALNVSNNSFSGHIPANFCTNSPYLSVLELSYNQFSGSIPPGFGSCSSLRVLKAGHNNLSGNLPDEIFNATSLECLSLPNNGLQGTLEGVNVVKLIKLATLDLGENNFSGNIPESIGQLNRLEELHLSNNKMFGSIPSTLSNCTSLKIIDLNNNNFSGDLINVNFSNLPSLQTLDLRQNNFSGEIPETIYSCNNLTALRLSLNKFHGQLSKGLGNLKSLSFLSLSFNNLTNITNALQILRNSSNLITLLIGQNFMNERIPEDDSIDGFENLQVLSLSECSFSGKIPRWLSKLSRLEVSCTEQERSSLLQFLSSLSSDGGLAVSWRNAADCCKWEGVTCSADGTVTDVSLASKGLEGRISPSLGNLTGLLRLNLSHNSLSGGLPLELMASSSITVLDISFNLLKEEIHELPSSTPAQPLQVLNISSNLFTGQFPSATWEMMKNLVMLNASNNSFTGQIPSNFCSRSPSLTVLALCYNHLNGSIPPGFGNCLKLRVLKAGHNNLSGNLPGDLFNATSLEYLSFPNNELNGVINGTLIVNLRNLSTLDLEGNNINGRIPDSIGQLKRLQDLHLGDNNISGELPSALSNCTHLITINLKRNNFSGNLSNVNFSNLSNLKTLDLMDNKFEGTVPESIYSCTNLVALRLSSNNLQGQLSPKISNLKSLTFLSVGCNNLTNITNMLWILKDSRNLTTLLIGTNFYGEAMPEDNSIDGFQNLKVLSIANCSLSGNIPLWLSKLEKLEMLFLLDNRLSGSIPPWIKRLESLFHLDLSNNSLIGGIPASLMEMPMLITKKNTTRLDPWVFELPIYRSAAGFQYRITSAFPKVLNLSNNNFSGVIPQDIGQLKSLDILSLSSNNLSGEIPQQLGNLTNLQVLDLSRNHLTGAIPSALNNLHFLSAFNVSFNDLEGPIPNGVQFSTFTNSSFDENPKLCGHILHRSCRSEQAASISTKNHNKKAIFATAFGVFFGGIVVLLFLAYLLATVKVTDCITNNRSSENADVDATSHKSDSEQSLVIVKGDKNKGDKNKLTFADIVKATNNFDKENIIGCGGYGLVYKADLPDGTKLAIKKLFGEMCLMEREFTAEVEALSMAQHDNLVPLWGYCIQGNSRLLIYSYMENGSLDDWLHNRDDDASTFLDWPKRLKIAQGAGRGLSYIHDACKPHIIHRDIKSSNILLDKEFKAYVADFGLARLILANKTHVTTELVGTLGYIPPEYGQGWVATLKGDIYSFGVVLLELLTGRRPVHILSSSKELVKWVQEMKSEGNQIEVLDPILRGTGYDEQMLKVLETACKCVNCNPCMRPTIKEVVSCLDSIDAKLQMQNSVKT is encoded by the exons ATGCACCACCTTCATTCTCATTACAAGGCACATAGAAACAAATTTCCAATACCTCTTCTTGGCCTTGCCTTGGTGGTGCTGATCAACTTTGCCTCCCTCACCAGTTCATGTACAGAGCAGGACAGGAGCTCCCTCCTCAAGTTCCTCAGGGAGCTCTCTCAAGATGGCGGCCTCGCTGCGTCATGGCAGGATGGTACAGATTGCTGCAAATGGGATGGGATCACCTGCAGCCAAGATAGCACGGTCACTGATGTTTCCCTGGCCTCTAGGAGCCTCCAGGGACACATCTCACCGTCTCTTGGTAATCTCCTTGGACTTCTGCGCCTCAACTTGTCTCATAACCTGCTATCTGGTGCCCTACCGCAGGAATTGTTCTCCTCCAGCAGCCTCATCGTCGTTGATGTCAGCTTTAACCGCCTGGATGGAGATCTCAACGAGTTGCCATCTTCAACACCTGCAAGGCCACTGCAGGTACTGAACATCTCAAGTAATTTGTTAGCAGGACAGTTTCCATCATCCACATGGGCAGTGATGAAATATATGGTTGCACTCAATGTCAGTAACAACAGCTTTAGTGGGCATATACCAGCTAATTTCTGCACCAACTCGCCATACTTATCTGTGCTTGAACTCAGTTATAACCAATTCAGTGGGAGCATTCCCCCTGGATTTGGAAGTTGCTCCAGTCTCAGAGTCCTCAAGGCTGGCCACAACAACCTTAGTGGGAATCTCCCTGATGAAATCTTCAATGCTACCTCCTTAGAGTGCCTCTCTTTACCAAACAATGGTTTACAAGGAACACTTGAAGGGGTAAATGTTGTCAAACTCATTAAGCTGGCTACCCTTGACCTTGGAGAGAACAACTTCAGCGGTAACATTCCGGAGTCTATAGGTCAGCTCAACAGATTGGAGGAACTCCATTTGAGCAACAACAAAATGTTTGGGAGCATACCATCAACCTTGAGCAACTGCACAAGTCTGAAAATCATCGACCTCAATAACAACAATTTCAGTGGAGACCTTATCAATGTCAATTTCTCCAACCTACCAAGTCTACAAACTTTAGATCTTCGGCAGAACAACTTCAGTGGTGAAATTCCAGAAACAATATACTCGTGCAACAACCTAACTGCCCTGCGGCTATCTTTGAATAAGTTCCATGGTCAGTTATCAAAGGGACTAGGCAATCTGAAGTCCCTTTCCTTCCTGTCACTCAGTTTCAACAATCTCACAAACATAACAAATGCACTACAGATATTAAGGAACTCCAGTAACCTCATCACCCTTCTTATTGGCCAAAACTTCATGAATGAGAGAATACCAGAAGATGATAGCATTGATGGTTTTGAGAATCTTCAGGTTCTATCCCTAAGTGAATGCTCATTCTCTGGAAAAATACCTCGATGGCTATCGAAACTCTCAAGGTTGGAGGT CTCATGCACAGAGCAGGAGAGGAGCTCCCTCCTCCAGTTCCTCTCCAGCCTCTCCAGCGATGGCGGTCTCGCAGTGTCATGGCGGAATGCCGCAGACTGCTGCAAATGGGAAGGGGTCACCTGCAGTGCAGATGGGACGGTCACCGATGTCTCACTGGCTTCCAAGGGGCTCGAGGGGCGTATCTCACCGTCCCTTGGCAACCTCACCGGCCTGCTGCGCCTCAACCTGTCCCACAACTCGCTGTCCGGTGGCTTGCCGCTGGAGTTGATGGCATCCAGCAGCATCACCGTCCTTGACATCAGCTTCAACCTCCTCAAGGAAGAGATACATGAGCTGCCGTCTTCCACCCCAGCCCAGCCTCTCCAGGTGCTGAACATCTCGAGCAACTTGTTTACAGGACAGTTTCCATCTGCCACATGGGAGATGATGAAGAATCTGGTTATGCTGAATGCCAGCAACAACAGCTTCACGGGACAGATACCGAGTAATTTCTGCAGCAGGTCACCGTCCCTTACAGTGCTTGCACTCTGTTATAATCATCTCAATGGCAGCATCCCCCCTGGATTTGGTAACTGCTTGAAGCTCAGAGTGCTCAAAGCTGGTCACAATAACCTCAGCGGGAATCTCCCAGGTGATCTCTTCAACGCTACCTCATTGGAGTACCTCTCTTTCCCAAACAATGAGTTGAATGGAGTAATTAATGGTACACTCATAGTGAACCTCAGAAATCTGTCAACTCTTGATCTTGAGGGGAATAACATTAATGGAAGGATTCCAGACTCTATAGGCCAGCTCAAGAGACTGCAAGATCTCCATTTGGGTGATAATAACATATCTGGGGAGCTTCCATCAGCCCTGAGCAACTGCACACATCTCATAACAATTAACCTCAAGAGAAACAACTTCAGCGGCAATCTTAGCAATGTGAACTTCTCCAACCTGTCCAATCTAAAAACTTTAGATCTCATGGACAACAAATTTGAAGGTACAGTTCCAGAAAGCATTTACTCTTGCACCAATCTGGTCGCACTTCGGTTATCTAGTAACAATTTACAAGGTCAGCTTTCGCCGAAAATAAGCAATTTGAAGTCCCTTACTTTCTTATCGGTTGGTtgcaacaacttgacaaatATCACAAACATGCTATGGATCCTCAAGGATTCTAGGAACCTCACCACCCTTCTTATCGGGACCAACTTCTATGGCGAAGCCATGCCAGAAGATAACTCAATTGATGGTTTTCAGAACCTTAAGGTTCTTTCCATAGCTAATTGCTCATTGTCTGGAAATATACCTTTATGGCTGTCGAAGCTAGAAAAGTTGGAGATGTTATTTTTGCTAGATAATCGACTCAGTGGATCTATACCTCCTTGGATCAAAAGACTAGAGTCACTGTTCCATCTAGACCTATCAAATAACAGCCTTATAGGGGGGATTCCAGCTTCTTTAATGGAGATGCCAATGCTAATAACAAAGAAGAATACCACCCGTTTGGATCCATGGGTATTTGAGCTACCTATATATAGATCTGCAGCCGGCTTTCAATACCGGATAACCAGTGCTTTCCCAAAAGTGCTGAATCTAAGCAATAATAACTTCAGTGGTGTGATCCCTCAAGACATCGGTCAGTTGAAATCACTCGACATCCTCAGTTTAAGTTCGAATAATTTATCAGGAGAAATTCCACAGCAGCTCGGCAACCTGACAAATTTGCAGGTGCTAGACTTGTCTAGGAACCATCTCACAGGTGCAATCCCATCAGCACTGAACAACCTGCACTTCCTTTCTGCATTCAATGTTTCTTTTAATGATCTTGAAGGGCCTATTCCAAATGGAGTCCAGTTTAGTACATTCACAAATTCTAGCTTTGACGAGAACCCAAAGTTATGTGGCCATATTCTTCATCGCAGTTGTCGTTCAGAACAAGCAGCATCCATTTCCACAAAAAATCACAACAAGAAAGCCATTTTTGCAACTGCATTCGGTGTCTTCTTCGGAGGAATTGTTGTTCTTCTATTTCTGGCATATCTTCTTGCCACTGTAAAGGTTACAGATTGTATAACCAACAACAGGAGTAGCGAGAATGCAGATGTAGACGCAACTTCGCACAAGTCTGATTCAGAGCAATCATTAGTTATTGTGAAGGGAGATAAAAACAAGGGAGATAAAAACAAGCTCACCTTTGCTGACATTGTGAAGGCTACAAATAACTTCGACAAGGAGAATATCATTGGGTGTGGAGGCTACGGGCTTGTATACAAGGCCGATTTACCTGATGGCACCAAGCTGGCCATCAAGAAGCTTTTTGGTGAGATGTGCCTGATGGAAAGAGAATTCACTGCAGAGGTTGAAGCACTTTCTATGGCACAACATGACAATCTTGTACCACTGTGGGGTTACTGCATACAGGGAAATTCAAGGCTCCTTATATATTCTTATATGGAGAATGGGAGCCTAGACGACTGGCTTCACAACAGGGACGATGATGCGAGCACATTTCTTGACTGGCCGAAGCGGCTCAAAATTGCCCAAGGAGCAGGCCGGGGACTTTCTTATATCCATGATGCCTGCAAGCCACATATCATCCACCGTGATATCAAGTCCAGCAATATCCTACTTGACAAAGAATTTAAAGCTTATGTTGCTGATTTCGGGCTAGCAAGATTAATCCTTGCCAACAAAACACATGTCACTACGGAGCTAGTTGGTACTCTGGGCTACATCCCACCTGAATATGGACAAGGATGGGTTGCTACTTTGAAAGGCGATATTTACAGCTTTGGAGTTGTCCTGCTTGAGCTGCTCACAGGAAGACGACCTGTCCATATCTTGTCTTCATCCAAAGAACTTGTCAAGTGGGTACAGGAGATGAAATCAGAAGGGAATCAGATTGAGGTCCTGGATCCAATACTGCGAGGGACAGGATATGACGAGCAAATGCTGAAGGTGCTAGAAACTGCTTGCAAGTGTGTCAACTGTAATCCCTGCATGAGGCCGACTATAAAGGAAGTTGTCTCCTGCTTGGACAGTATAGACGCCAAACTGCAGATGCAAAATTCAGTCAAAACTTAA
- the LOC127762299 gene encoding tyrosine-sulfated glycopeptide receptor 1-like, with the protein MQPLHFPSYRYSSKLPTISSLSLGLLLLISLASLTSSCTEQEKGSLHQFLAELSQDGNLSMSWRNDRNCCVWEGITCNRNGAVTDISLQSKGLEGHISPSLGNLTSLLRLNLSHNSLSGYLPWELVSSSSISVLDVSFNRLRGELQDPLSPMTAVWPLQVLNISSNSFTGQFPSTTWKAMKNLVALNASNNRFTGQIPDHFCSSSPSLMVLDLCYNLFSGGIPPGIGACSRLNVLKVGQNNLSGTLPDELFNATSLEHLSVPNNGLNGTLDSAHIMKLSNLVTLDLGGNNFNGRIPESIGELKKLEELLLGHNDMYGEVPSTLSNCTNLKTIDIKSNSFSGELSKINFSTLPNLQTLDLLLNNFNGTIPQNIYSCSNLIALRMSSNKFHGQLPKGIGNLKSLSFLSISNNSLTNITDTLQILKNSRSLSTLLMGVNFNGELMPEDETIDGFENLQFISIDDCSLIGNIPFWLSKLTNLQISCTEHDRSSLLKFLRELSQDGGLSASWQDGTDCCKWDGIACSQDGTVIDVSLASRSLQGNISPSLGNLTGLLRLNLSHNMLSGALPQELVSSSSIIIVDVSFNRLNGGLNELPSSTPIRPLQVLNISSNLFIGQFPSSIWDVMKNLVALNVSSNKFTGKIPTRFCDSSSNLSVLELCYNQFSGSIPSGLGNCSMLKVLKAGHNKLSGTLPGELFNDVSLEYLSFPNNNLHGEIDGTQIAKLRNLVTLDLGGNQFIGKIPDSVSQLKRLEELHLDSNMMSGELPGTLGSCTNLSIIDLKHNNFSGDLGKVNFSALHNLKTLDLYFNNFTGTIPESIYSCSNLTALRLSGNHFHGELSPGMINLKYLSFFSLDDNKLTNITKALQILKSCSTITTLLIGHNFRGEVMPQDESIDGFGNLQVLDINSCLLSGKIPLWLSRLTNLEMLLLNGNQLTGPIPRWIDSLNHLFYIDVSDNRFTEEIPITLMNLPMLRSTSDIAHLDPGAFELPVYNGPSFQYRTLTGFPTLLNLSHNNFIGVISPMIGQLEVLVVLDFSFNNLSGQIPQSICNLTSLQVLHLSNNHLTGEIPPGLSNLNFLSAFNISNNDLEGPIPTGGQFDTFPNSSFEGNPKLCDSRFNHHCSSAEASSVSRKEQNKKIVLAISFGVFFGGICILLLLGCFFVSERSKRFITKNSSDNDGDLEAASFNSDSEHSLIMITRGKGEEINLTFADIVTATNNFDKAHIIGCGGYGLVYKAELPDGSKIAIKKLNSEMCLTEREFSAEVDALSMAQHANLVPFWGYCIQGNLRLLIYSLMENGSLDDWLHNWDDDASSFLDWPTRLKIAQGASQGLHYIHDVCKPHIVHRDIKSSNILLDKEFKSYIADFGLSRLVLPNITHVTTELVGTLGYIPPEYGQSWVATLRGDMYSFGVVLLELLTGRRPVPILSTSEELVPWVHKMRSEGKQIEVLDPTLRGTGCEEQMLKVLETACKCVDCNPLKRPTIMEVVTCLDNIGTEIKI; encoded by the exons ATGCAGCCACTCCATTTTCCATCATACAGGTATAGCAGCAAATTACCTACCATATCTTCCCTGAGCCTTGGTCTCCTGCTGCTGATCTCCTTGGCTTCTCTCACCAGCTCCTGCACAGAGCAGGAGAAGGGCTCTCTTCACCAGTTCCTCGCCGAGCTCTCGCAAGACGGCAACCTTTCCATGTCATGGCGGAATGATAGAAACTGCTGTGTCTGGGAAGGTATCACCTGCAACAGAAATGGAGCGGTCACTGATATCTCCTTGCAATCAAAGGGCCTTGAAGGGCACATCTCACCATCTCTTGGAAACCTTACTAGCCTGCTACGCCTCAACCTATCGCACAACTCGCTGTCCGGTTACCTACCATGGGAATTGGTTTCTTCCAGCAGTATCAGTGTCCTCGACGTCAGTTTTAACCGACTCAGAGGGGAGCTGCAAGACCCGCTATCTCCGATGACCGCTGTTTGGCCTCTGCAGGTACTGAACATCTCGAGTAACTCATTTACAGGACAGTTTCCATCCACCACATGGAAGGCCATGAAGAACCTGGTTGCACTGAATGCCAGCAACAACAGATTTACTGGGCAGATACCGGATCATTTCTGCTCGAGCTCGCCATCCTTAATGGTGCTTGACCTTTGTTACAACCTGTTCAGTGGAGGCATACCCCCGGGGATTGGAGCTTGTTCCAGGCTAAATGTGCTCAAGGTTGGTCAAAACAATCTCAGTGGGACTCTCCCTGATGAACTCTTCAATGCCACCTCCTTGGAGCACCTGTCTGTTCCCAACAATGGTTTAAATGGAACACTCGATAGTGCGCATATCATGAAACTAAGTAATCTGGTTACACTTGATCTTGGAGGGAACAATTTCAATGGCAGGATTCCAGAATCTATAGGTGAACTCAAGAAATTAGAGGAACTCCTTTTGGGCCACAACGACATGTATGGAGAGGTGCCATCGACTCTGAGCAACTGCACAAATCTCAAAACCATAGATATCAAGAGCAACAGCTTCAGTGGAGAGCTCTCCAAGATCAATTTCTCCACCCTACCCAATTTACAAACTTTAGATCTTCTGCTTAACAACTTCAATGGAACAATTCCGCAAAACATCTATTCATGCAGCAATCTAATTGCATTGCGGATGTCTTCCAATAAATTCCATGGCCAGCTGCCAAAGGGAATAGGCAATCTGAAGTCCCTCTCCTTCCTTTCAATTTCCAACAATTCTCTTACGAATATCACTGATACACTTCAGATACTCAAGAACTCCAGGAGCCTCAGCACTTTGCTTATGGGAGTGAACTTCAATGGTGAGCTTATGCCAGAGGATGAAACAATTGATGGCTTTGAGAATCTGCAATTTATATCAATTGATGACTGTTCATTGATTGGGAACATACCATTTTGGTTATCAAAACTCACTAATTTGCAGAT TTCATGTACAGAGCACGACAGGAGCTCCCTCCTCAAGTTCCTCAGGGAGCTCTCTCAGGATGGAGGCCTCTCTGCATCATGGCAGGACGGCACAGATTGCTGCAAATGGGATGGGATCGCCTGCAGCCAAGATGGGACGGTAATTGATGTTTCTCTGGCTTCTAGGAGCCTTCAGGGGAACATCTCACCTTCTCTTGGCAACCTCACTGGATTGCTGCGTCTCAATCTCTCCCACAACATGCTATCTGGTGCCTTACCACAAGAATTGGTGTCTTCCAGCAGTATCATCATCGTTGACGTCAGCTTTAACAGGCTGAATGGAGGTCTCAACGAGTTGCCATCTTCAACCCCTATCAGGCCACTGCAGGTACTCAACATCTCAAGTAATTTATTTATAGGGCAGTTTCCATCTTCCATATGGGATGTGATGAAAAATCTGGTCGCCCTCAATGTCAGCAGTAATAAGTTTACTGGGAAGATACCGACTCGTTTTTGTGACAGCTCATCAAATTTATCTGTGCTTGAACTATGTTACAATCAATTCAGTGGCAGCATCCCCTCGGGACTTGGTAATTGCTCCATGCTCAAAGTTCTGAAGGCTGGCCACAACAAGCTCAGTGGGACACTCCCAGGTGAACTCTTCAATGATGTCTCATTGGAGTACCTATCTTTTCCTAACAATAATTTGCATGGGGAAATTGATGGTACACAGATAGCAAAACTGAGAAATCTAGTAACTCTTGATCTGGGAGGGAATCAGTTCATTGGCAAGATTCCAGATTCTGTCAGCCAACTGAAGAGATTGGAGGAGTTACATTTGGACAGCAACATGATGTCTGGCGAGTTGCCCGGAACTCTGGGCAGCTGCACAAATCTCTCAATCATCGACCTCAAGCATAATAACTTCAGTGGAGATCTTGGCAAAGTCAATTTCTCCGCTCTACACAATCTAAAAACTTTAGATCTTTACTTCAACAACTTCACCGGAACAATTCCAGAAAGCATCTATTCATGCAGCAATTTGACAGCCCTACGGTTATCAGGCAACCATTTCCATGGAGAGTTGTCACCGGGAATGATCAATCTGAAGTATCTTTCCTTCTTCTCACTTGATGACAACAAGCTTACTAACATCACAAAAGCACTTCAGATCCTTAAAAGTTGCAGCACCATTACCACCCTGCTTATTGGGCACAACTTTAGAGGAGAGGTCATGCCACAGGACGAAAGTATTGATGGTTTTGGGAATCTTCAAGTTCTTGACATAAACAGTTGCTTGTTGTCTGGGAAAATACCTCTATGGTTATCCAGGCTCACGAATCTGGAGATGCTACTTTTAAATGGCAATCAACTCACAGGACCAATACCAAGATGGATTGATTCCTTAAACCACCTGTTCTATATAGATGTATCAGACAACAGATTTACAGAAGAAATTCCGATCACCTTGATGAATTTGCCAATGCTAAGATCAACATCAGACATAGCCCATTTGGACCCAGGGGCTTTTGAGCTTCCTGTTTATAACGGGCCATCATTTCAATACCGCACGCTTACTGGCTTCCCTACGTTGTTGAATCTGAGCCATAACAACTTCATAGGTGTGATTTCCCCAATGATTGGTCAGTTGGAAGTGCTTGTTGTGCTTGATTTCAGCTTCAACAACTTATCTGGGCAGATCCCACAATCAATTTGCAACCTCACAAGCCTCCAGGTTCTACATTTGTCCAATAACCATCTCACAGGTGAAATCCCTCCTGGACTAAGCAATCTGAACTTCCTCTCAGCATTCAATATTTCCAACAATGACCTAGAGGGGCCTATTCCAACTGGAGGCCAATTTGATACATTCCCAAACTCAAGCTTCGAAGGAAACCCAAAGCTTTGTGACTCTAGGTTCAATCACCACTGCAGTTCAGCAGAAGCAAGTTCAGTGTCCAGAAAAGAACAGAATAAAAAAATCGTTCTCGCAATATCATTTGGTGTCTTCTTTGGAGGGATTTGCATTCTTTTGTTGCTAGGGTGTTTCTTTGTCTCAGAAAGGAGCAAACGCTTCATAACCAAAAATAGTAGTGACAACGATGGTGATTTAGAAGCAGCTTCATTCAACTCTGATTCAGAGCATTCATTGATAATGATTACACGAGGAAAGGGAGAAGAAATCAACCTCACATTTGCTGACATTGTGACAGCTACAAATAACTTCGACAAGGCGCATATCATTGGGTGTGGAGGCTATGGGCTAGTCTACAAAGCTGAGTTACCAGATGGTTCCAAGATCGCTATCAAGAAGCTCAATAGTGAAATGTGTCTAACGGAAAGGGAATTCAGTGCAGAGGTTGATGCACTATCCATGGCACAGCATGCCAATCTCGTGCCCTTCTGGGGTTACTGCATCCAGGGCAACCTGAGGCTCCTCATATACTCCTTAATGGAGAATGGTAGTTTAGACGATTGGCTTCACAATTGGGATGATGATGCCAGCTCATTTCTCGACTGGCCAACCAGGCTGAAGATTGCACAGGGAGCAAGTCAGGGCCTTCATTACATCCATGATGTCTGCAAGCCTCATATCGTCCACCGTGATATCAAGTCCAGCAATATATTACTTGACAAAGAATTCAAATCGTATATTGCAGATTTTGGGCTGTCAAGGTTGGTCCTTCCCAACATAACCCATGTCACAACCGAACTAGTCGGCACTCTGGGTTACATTCCCCCTGAATATGGGCAATCATGGGTTGCTACATTGAGAGGTGATATGTATAGTTTCGGAGTGGTCCTGCTAGAGCTTCTCACGGGGAGGCGCCCTGTTCCAATCTTGTCTACATCAGAGGAACTTGTCCCATGGGTACACAAGATGAGATCAGAGGGAAAGCAGATTGAGGTGTTGGATCCAACACTTCGAGGCACAGGGTGCGAAGAGCAAATGCTAAAGGTGCTCGAAACTGCTTGCAAGTGTGTTGACTGTAATCCTTTGAAGAGGCCAACTATCATGGAAGTTGTCACTTGTCTGGACAATATAGGCACTGAAATAaagatataa